One region of Priestia megaterium genomic DNA includes:
- a CDS encoding YkuJ family protein yields MSQLQGILTRLVNLREQASGSEAPQRFFEVEGKRICSVKYHAKTETYELEVYQDGEKPAIYQFDNVDMIAIEIFELIH; encoded by the coding sequence ATGTCACAATTACAAGGTATTTTAACTCGTCTTGTGAATCTCCGTGAGCAAGCAAGTGGAAGTGAAGCGCCACAACGCTTCTTCGAAGTAGAGGGAAAAAGAATTTGCAGCGTGAAATATCATGCAAAAACTGAAACATACGAACTTGAAGTATATCAAGATGGTGAAAAGCCAGCTATTTATCAATTTGATAACGTTGATATGATTGCAATTGAAATTTTTGAACTTATTCATTAA
- the cbpB gene encoding cyclic-di-AMP-binding protein CbpB — translation MIDIDHNQLNQIELRDLLVTSDKVAHVQVGNNLEHALLVLTKTGYTSIPVLNPRFQLQGFVSMTLILDSILGLKRIEFERLETMKVEEVMNQNVPRVSMKKSVLKVINAMINHPFLCVENEDGIFEGILTRRNLLKSLRRQSIILPKESFQ, via the coding sequence ATGATTGATATTGATCACAATCAGTTAAATCAAATTGAACTTCGAGATTTGCTTGTCACTTCTGATAAAGTTGCTCATGTTCAAGTGGGAAATAATTTAGAACATGCTTTGCTTGTGTTAACAAAGACTGGCTATACGTCCATTCCCGTATTAAACCCAAGGTTTCAGCTGCAGGGGTTCGTGAGCATGACGCTTATTTTAGATTCGATTTTAGGGTTAAAGCGCATTGAATTTGAACGATTAGAAACCATGAAAGTAGAAGAAGTTATGAATCAAAATGTTCCTCGTGTCTCCATGAAAAAATCCGTATTAAAAGTCATAAATGCCATGATTAACCATCCTTTTTTGTGCGTAGAGAATGAAGATGGTATTTTTGAAGGGATTTTAACGCGAAGAAATTTGTTAAAGTCATTAAGGAGGCAGTCCATCATTCTCCCGAAAGAGTCATTTCAATAA
- a CDS encoding LysR family transcriptional regulator, whose amino-acid sequence MQLIECRMLVVLAQELNMRKAAERLFVSQPALSQRLQTIEKAWDTQIFIRSQKGLSLTPAGEKIVQFAKEVVEKEDRVREDLHHLDNEVYGTLKLAVASIIGQHWLPAVLKRYMDRYPHAKISLVTGWSSEMLRYLYEDEVHIGIIRGNPDWKGVKEHLFTDPLYLVDSEIERAAEVVNTHRPFIQFKSDSTYYQEILEWWHREFHTTPKRTIVVDQIETCKQMALNGLGFAILPSIAIKEAGSHIHRTPLLKANGEPITRDTSLVGYESAFKLKQVRAFVDIVREYVRETV is encoded by the coding sequence ATGCAATTAATAGAATGTCGAATGCTCGTTGTATTAGCTCAAGAATTAAATATGAGAAAAGCTGCAGAGAGATTATTTGTATCGCAACCAGCTTTATCACAGAGGCTGCAAACCATTGAAAAAGCATGGGATACACAAATCTTCATTCGTTCGCAAAAAGGACTGTCATTAACGCCTGCTGGAGAAAAGATTGTTCAATTTGCAAAAGAAGTAGTAGAAAAAGAAGATCGGGTTCGCGAGGACTTGCATCATTTAGATAATGAAGTATATGGTACACTCAAATTAGCGGTGGCTTCGATTATTGGACAGCACTGGCTGCCGGCGGTGTTAAAACGCTATATGGATCGTTACCCACATGCTAAAATCTCTCTTGTAACCGGCTGGAGCAGTGAAATGCTTCGCTATCTGTACGAAGATGAGGTACATATTGGAATCATACGCGGAAATCCGGATTGGAAAGGCGTCAAAGAACATTTGTTTACAGATCCTCTTTACCTAGTTGATTCAGAAATTGAAAGGGCAGCGGAAGTAGTAAATACTCATCGACCATTTATTCAATTTAAAAGTGACTCAACGTATTATCAAGAAATTTTAGAATGGTGGCATCGAGAGTTTCATACTACACCGAAGCGTACGATTGTAGTGGATCAGATTGAGACGTGTAAACAAATGGCTTTAAATGGTCTTGGTTTCGCTATTTTACCATCGATTGCTATCAAAGAAGCTGGAAGCCATATTCATCGGACGCCGCTTCTAAAAGCAAATGGCGAGCCAATTACACGAGACACTTCTTTAGTTGGATATGAATCAGCGTTTAAACTGAAGCAAGTTCGAGCATTTGTTGATATTGTACGTGAATACGTAAGAGAAACGGTCTAA
- the dapD gene encoding 2,3,4,5-tetrahydropyridine-2,6-dicarboxylate N-acetyltransferase translates to MKMMDANEIISFIQNSTKSTPVKVYVKGEVEGIDFGSSSKTFVTGNTGVVFGEWKDIKAAIEANEGKIEDYVIENDRRNSAIPLLDMKGIKARIEPGAIIRDQVEIGDNAVIMMGASINIGSVIGEGTMIDMNVVLGGRATVGKNCHIGAGSVLAGVIEPPSAKPVVVEDDVVIGANAVVLEGVTVGKGAVVAAGAIVVEDVAPYTVVAGTPARVIKEIDEKTKSKTEIKQELRQLNEE, encoded by the coding sequence ATGAAAATGATGGATGCTAATGAGATTATCTCATTTATTCAAAACAGTACAAAATCAACACCGGTAAAAGTTTACGTAAAAGGTGAAGTAGAAGGAATTGACTTTGGTTCATCTTCTAAAACATTTGTAACGGGCAACACAGGTGTAGTATTTGGTGAATGGAAAGACATCAAAGCTGCTATTGAAGCAAACGAAGGAAAAATTGAAGACTACGTAATTGAAAACGATCGCCGCAACTCTGCGATTCCTTTATTAGATATGAAAGGAATTAAAGCCCGTATTGAGCCAGGCGCTATTATTCGCGATCAAGTTGAAATCGGCGACAACGCTGTTATTATGATGGGTGCATCGATTAACATCGGTTCTGTAATCGGTGAAGGAACAATGATCGACATGAACGTAGTACTTGGTGGTCGTGCAACAGTAGGAAAAAATTGTCATATTGGCGCAGGTTCTGTATTAGCTGGTGTTATTGAGCCACCTTCTGCAAAACCAGTTGTAGTAGAAGATGATGTAGTAATCGGTGCTAATGCTGTTGTTCTTGAAGGGGTAACAGTAGGTAAAGGTGCCGTAGTTGCTGCAGGTGCAATTGTGGTCGAAGATGTAGCTCCTTACACAGTAGTAGCAGGTACGCCAGCACGCGTTATTAAAGAAATTGACGAAAAAACAAAGTCTAAAACAGAAATCAAGCAAGAATTGCGTCAATTAAACGAAGAATAA
- a CDS encoding N-acetyldiaminopimelate deacetylase, protein MAENEFVKIRRELHKIPELGFQEVKTQRFLLDYINTLPQERLEVKTWKTGLFVKVHGTNPTKTIGYRADIDGLPITEETNYSFQSQHEGLMHACGHDMHMAIGLGVLTYFAQNEIKDNVLFIFQPAEEGPGGAQPMLQSDIMKEWLPDFIFALHVAPEYPVGSIALKEGLLFANTSELFIDLKGKGGHAAYPHTTNDMVVAACQLVSQLQTIVARNVDPLDSAVITVGKIQGGTVQNIIAERARIEGTIRTLSPESMMRVKERIEAIVKGVEVGYQCETAIDYGCMYHQVYNHHEVTREFMEFAKAQTDVDVIECKEAMTGEDFGYMLKDIPGFMFWLGVQSEYGLHHAKLQPHEGAIDTAISLITKYFEHKGNQ, encoded by the coding sequence ATGGCTGAAAATGAATTTGTGAAAATAAGAAGAGAGCTACATAAAATTCCTGAATTAGGGTTTCAAGAGGTGAAAACACAGCGTTTTTTGCTTGATTATATTAACACTCTTCCGCAAGAGCGCTTAGAAGTAAAGACGTGGAAAACGGGACTCTTTGTTAAAGTACATGGTACAAACCCAACTAAAACAATAGGCTACCGAGCAGATATTGACGGTCTTCCTATCACGGAAGAAACGAATTATTCTTTTCAATCACAGCATGAAGGACTCATGCATGCCTGCGGACATGATATGCATATGGCCATTGGGCTAGGCGTACTGACTTACTTTGCTCAGAATGAAATCAAAGATAATGTACTGTTCATCTTTCAACCTGCAGAAGAAGGTCCAGGGGGAGCACAGCCAATGCTCCAAAGCGATATCATGAAAGAATGGCTTCCAGATTTCATCTTCGCCCTTCACGTAGCGCCTGAATATCCGGTTGGCTCGATTGCACTGAAGGAAGGGTTACTATTTGCTAACACGTCTGAGCTATTTATTGATTTAAAAGGAAAAGGCGGGCATGCTGCTTATCCACATACAACAAATGATATGGTAGTTGCTGCTTGTCAGCTCGTTTCACAGCTTCAAACGATTGTTGCTCGCAACGTTGATCCGCTAGACAGCGCTGTAATTACAGTAGGAAAAATTCAAGGCGGGACGGTTCAAAATATTATTGCGGAGCGAGCTCGCATAGAAGGAACCATTCGCACGCTATCTCCTGAATCAATGATGCGTGTTAAAGAACGAATTGAAGCGATTGTTAAAGGAGTAGAAGTAGGGTATCAGTGTGAAACAGCCATTGATTATGGTTGTATGTATCATCAAGTATATAATCACCATGAAGTCACGCGAGAGTTTATGGAGTTTGCCAAAGCGCAAACGGACGTGGATGTTATTGAGTGCAAAGAAGCAATGACAGGAGAAGATTTTGGCTATATGCTAAAAGATATTCCTGGATTTATGTTTTGGCTTGGCGTTCAGTCTGAATATGGGCTTCATCATGCAAAGCTGCAGCCTCATGAAGGCGCAATAGATACTGCGATTTCACTCATTACAAAATATTTTGAACATAAAGGCAATCAATAA
- a CDS encoding YkuS family protein, with protein MARIGVEYGLTDVQAALQQLGHEVVQLRNESDAQGCDCCVVTGQDSNVMGISDAVTQGSVITASGLTAEEICQQVGNKVQG; from the coding sequence ATGGCACGAATTGGTGTAGAATACGGTTTAACAGATGTACAGGCTGCACTTCAGCAGCTCGGACATGAAGTGGTACAATTACGCAACGAAAGTGATGCACAAGGGTGCGATTGCTGTGTTGTAACAGGACAGGATTCAAACGTAATGGGGATTTCTGATGCAGTAACGCAAGGCTCAGTTATTACAGCTAGCGGATTAACGGCAGAAGAAATTTGTCAGCAAGTAGGCAACAAGGTACAAGGATAA
- a CDS encoding mechanosensitive ion channel family protein: MFKMQDINWEQLLTNAGVIVLKLIAITIVFLLVRAIGKKVIERSFERMSERENATRGRMLTLKSLTVNVFSYVLIFIFVVMLLEAVNIHATALLAGAGVVGLAIGFGAQGLVSDIVTGFFLLLEKQLDVDDYVTTGSFSGIVESVGLRTTQIRGFDGTLHYVPNREITSLSNHSRGNMRALIDIGISYDDDIDKAISVLEKVCERVAATNENIVEGPSVIGVQGLGASDVVLRVVGKAKNGEQWGVERQLRKEFKEAFDANGIDIPFPHQVNIDKKQPEDAKQPQHA; this comes from the coding sequence ATGTTTAAGATGCAAGACATCAACTGGGAACAGCTTCTTACCAATGCTGGAGTTATTGTGTTAAAACTTATTGCCATTACTATCGTCTTTTTACTTGTACGAGCAATTGGTAAAAAAGTTATTGAACGTTCCTTTGAAAGAATGAGTGAGCGCGAAAACGCTACGCGCGGACGTATGCTCACACTCAAAAGTTTAACCGTTAATGTGTTTTCATATGTACTTATTTTTATTTTTGTCGTCATGCTGCTTGAAGCAGTAAATATCCATGCGACAGCTTTATTAGCTGGTGCCGGAGTTGTGGGTCTAGCAATCGGGTTCGGTGCTCAAGGACTGGTTAGCGACATTGTAACAGGTTTCTTTTTACTTCTTGAAAAACAGCTTGATGTTGACGACTATGTAACAACCGGAAGTTTTTCAGGAATTGTCGAATCAGTAGGTCTGCGTACTACTCAAATTCGCGGGTTTGATGGAACTTTACACTATGTGCCTAACCGTGAAATTACAAGCTTAAGCAATCATTCCCGAGGCAATATGCGCGCGTTGATTGATATTGGCATTTCGTATGATGATGATATTGACAAAGCAATTTCCGTACTAGAAAAAGTATGCGAGCGCGTTGCTGCAACAAATGAAAACATTGTAGAAGGACCAAGCGTAATAGGAGTTCAAGGTCTAGGCGCGTCGGACGTTGTGCTTCGTGTAGTTGGCAAAGCTAAAAACGGTGAGCAGTGGGGGGTTGAACGTCAGCTTCGCAAAGAGTTTAAAGAAGCATTTGACGCAAACGGTATTGATATTCCGTTCCCTCATCAAGTAAATATTGATAAAAAGCAGCCTGAAGATGCCAAGCAGCCTCAGCATGCATAA
- a CDS encoding peroxiredoxin — MPERMVGKQAPRFEMEAVLSNKEFGKVSLEENIKNDKWTVLFFYPMDFTFVCPTEITALSDRYDEFEDLDAEVIGVSTDTIHTHLAWINTDRKDNGLGDLKYPLAADTNHVVSREYGVLIEEEGVALRGLFIISPEGELQYSVVNHNNIGRDVDETLRVLQALQTGGLCPANWKPGQATLNA; from the coding sequence ATGCCAGAACGTATGGTAGGTAAACAAGCTCCACGCTTTGAAATGGAAGCTGTATTATCAAACAAAGAATTCGGTAAAGTTAGCTTAGAAGAAAATATTAAAAATGACAAATGGACAGTATTATTCTTCTATCCAATGGACTTTACATTTGTATGTCCAACAGAAATCACTGCACTTTCTGACCGTTATGATGAGTTTGAAGATCTTGACGCAGAAGTAATCGGTGTTTCTACAGACACAATCCATACACACTTAGCTTGGATCAACACTGATCGTAAAGATAATGGTTTAGGTGATCTTAAATATCCATTAGCAGCTGATACAAATCACGTTGTTTCTCGTGAGTACGGCGTTTTAATTGAAGAAGAAGGTGTAGCACTTCGCGGTTTATTCATCATCAGCCCAGAAGGCGAATTACAATATTCAGTTGTAAACCACAACAATATTGGCCGTGACGTTGATGAAACTTTACGTGTTCTTCAAGCGTTACAAACTGGCGGACTTTGCCCAGCTAACTGGAAACCAGGTCAAGCTACTTTAAACGCGTAA
- a CDS encoding TlpA family protein disulfide reductase produces MKLRQPMPELTGATEWLNGEVTKEQLIGEKPTLIHFWSVSCHLCKEAMPQVNEFRDQYKEQLNVVAVHMPRSEDDLDLTKIKEVAAEHDITQPIFVDSEHKLTDAFENQYVPAYYVFDKTGQLRHFQAGGSGMKMLEKRVNRVLGENE; encoded by the coding sequence ATGAAATTACGTCAGCCAATGCCTGAGTTAACGGGCGCTACAGAATGGTTAAACGGAGAGGTTACAAAAGAGCAGCTAATTGGCGAAAAGCCAACGCTTATTCATTTTTGGTCAGTAAGCTGTCATCTATGTAAAGAAGCAATGCCTCAAGTAAATGAATTTCGCGACCAATACAAAGAACAACTAAACGTAGTAGCCGTTCATATGCCGCGCTCTGAAGATGATTTGGACTTAACAAAAATTAAAGAAGTAGCAGCAGAACATGATATTACGCAGCCAATTTTTGTAGACAGTGAACATAAATTAACGGATGCATTTGAAAATCAATATGTACCTGCATATTATGTATTTGACAAAACAGGTCAGCTACGCCACTTCCAAGCTGGCGGAAGCGGTATGAAAATGCTTGAAAAGCGCGTGAATCGTGTATTAGGCGAGAACGAATAA
- the gnd gene encoding phosphogluconate dehydrogenase (NAD(+)-dependent, decarboxylating) produces MKLGMIGLGKMGANLVLNLLDHNHSVVAFDVNNEAVQKVSEKGAEGASSIQELVSKLEKPRIAWVMVPAGELTEKVISELQELLEEGDMIIEGGNSKYKDSVRRAAASAEKGIHYFDVGTSGGMEGARNGACMMIGGDKEAFATIEPIFRDINVENGYLYSGAAGSGHFLKMVHNGIEYGMMQAIAEGFDVLEKSEFDYDYEAVARVWNNGSVIRSWLIELMERAFSKDAKLDSIKGVMHSSGEGKWTVESALDLQVPTPVIALSLMMRYRSLEDDTFTGKVVAALRNEFGGHAVEKQ; encoded by the coding sequence ATGAAATTAGGTATGATTGGCTTAGGAAAAATGGGAGCAAACTTAGTATTGAATTTACTAGATCATAATCATTCTGTGGTAGCATTCGATGTGAACAACGAAGCAGTACAGAAAGTATCAGAAAAGGGAGCAGAAGGAGCTTCTTCCATTCAAGAATTAGTAAGCAAATTAGAAAAACCACGCATTGCTTGGGTAATGGTTCCAGCCGGAGAGCTCACAGAAAAAGTAATTTCTGAGCTTCAAGAATTACTTGAAGAAGGAGATATGATTATCGAAGGCGGTAATTCTAAGTATAAAGATTCCGTACGACGTGCTGCAGCTTCTGCTGAAAAAGGAATTCACTACTTCGATGTTGGAACGAGCGGCGGAATGGAAGGTGCCCGAAACGGCGCTTGTATGATGATTGGCGGAGATAAAGAAGCATTTGCTACAATCGAACCTATTTTCCGCGACATCAACGTAGAAAACGGCTATCTCTATTCAGGTGCAGCAGGAAGCGGTCACTTCTTGAAAATGGTTCATAACGGAATTGAGTACGGCATGATGCAAGCAATTGCTGAAGGTTTTGATGTGTTAGAGAAAAGTGAATTTGACTATGACTACGAAGCTGTAGCCCGCGTATGGAACAATGGCTCTGTTATTCGCTCATGGTTAATCGAATTAATGGAACGTGCATTTTCAAAAGATGCAAAACTTGACAGTATTAAAGGAGTTATGCATTCTTCCGGTGAAGGGAAATGGACGGTTGAATCAGCTTTAGATTTACAAGTGCCAACGCCAGTTATTGCTTTATCTTTAATGATGCGCTATCGCTCACTTGAAGATGATACGTTTACAGGTAAAGTAGTTGCCGCTCTTCGCAATGAGTTCGGCGGACATGCAGTGGAAAAACAATAA
- a CDS encoding ABC transporter ATP-binding protein, which translates to MGTFKKLKDFYLPYRMYFFYSAICLLFVTSITVIYPIVLQYTIDHIVLGKQYQLVDNVAFIFIGLMIIKGIFTYIQQYYGDLFGIKSVYTLRNKLYRKLQYLPFSYYDNAKTGDLMSRLTADVEGFRFFLSFGFSELIRFVILLTASFSVMFYYSISLTLVTICLLPFLGVAVYRFDKRVHPAFRLIRQSFGELNTNVQENISGIQTVKSLSREKFQTSKFNDSNGVYKNRNIETANVWATYFPLMEFIGNLSIVGLLAYGGALVMNGSVRPGELVAFFSLTSYLMWPIMNLGFVINMFSQSKASGERLLEILEEEEKVHEHAGSFSINGTVEFQHVSLSYPNEDKKSLENISFSASKGKVVGLIGATGAGKTSLTQLLTRFYEPTSGQILVNHRPIKEYPLSVLRKEISFVLQETFLFSSSIGTNISYGVPGISREDIIDAAKRAQAHDFIMELPDGYDTMLGERGLGLSGGQKQRIAIARALILNPSILVLDDATSAVDMKTEREIQLALKEVMKNRTTFIIAHRLSSLRHADEILVLHEGRIKERGSHETLIQKQGIYKNIYDIQYESSTSVMNV; encoded by the coding sequence ATGGGAACGTTTAAAAAACTAAAAGATTTTTATTTGCCGTACCGAATGTACTTTTTTTATTCTGCTATTTGCTTGTTATTTGTAACCTCCATCACTGTGATTTACCCTATTGTGCTGCAATATACGATTGATCATATCGTGTTAGGAAAACAATATCAGCTAGTCGATAATGTAGCATTTATTTTTATTGGACTGATGATCATCAAAGGAATCTTTACATATATTCAGCAATATTACGGCGACTTATTTGGAATTAAGTCCGTGTATACTCTTCGCAATAAACTTTACCGCAAACTTCAGTATTTACCGTTTTCTTATTATGACAATGCTAAAACAGGGGACTTGATGTCCAGGTTGACAGCTGATGTAGAAGGATTTCGTTTTTTTCTATCTTTTGGCTTCTCAGAATTAATTCGCTTCGTCATTTTACTTACTGCCAGCTTTTCCGTTATGTTCTATTACTCTATTTCACTCACTCTTGTCACAATCTGCCTGCTGCCTTTTTTGGGGGTAGCTGTTTATCGTTTTGATAAACGCGTTCATCCAGCGTTTCGCTTAATTCGCCAATCGTTTGGAGAACTTAATACAAATGTTCAAGAAAATATAAGCGGCATACAGACGGTCAAATCATTATCAAGAGAAAAATTTCAAACCTCTAAATTTAACGATTCCAACGGAGTTTATAAAAATCGAAACATTGAAACAGCGAATGTGTGGGCAACTTATTTCCCCTTAATGGAGTTTATAGGGAATTTATCTATTGTTGGTCTCCTTGCTTACGGAGGAGCGCTTGTTATGAACGGAAGCGTACGTCCTGGAGAGCTTGTTGCTTTCTTTAGCTTAACCTCTTATTTAATGTGGCCTATTATGAATCTAGGGTTTGTTATCAATATGTTTTCACAGTCTAAAGCTTCAGGTGAAAGGCTGCTAGAAATTTTAGAAGAAGAAGAAAAAGTCCATGAGCATGCCGGAAGTTTCTCTATTAATGGAACGGTCGAGTTTCAGCATGTTAGCTTATCCTATCCAAACGAGGATAAAAAATCGCTTGAGAACATATCGTTTTCTGCTTCTAAAGGGAAAGTAGTAGGTTTAATCGGTGCAACTGGAGCCGGCAAAACAAGCTTAACACAGCTGCTCACGAGGTTTTATGAACCGACTTCAGGACAGATCTTAGTTAACCATCGTCCGATTAAAGAGTATCCGCTCTCTGTTCTTCGGAAAGAAATTAGCTTTGTACTTCAAGAAACGTTTTTGTTCTCAAGCAGCATAGGAACCAACATCTCTTATGGCGTGCCGGGTATTTCTAGAGAAGACATTATTGATGCTGCAAAACGAGCGCAGGCGCATGATTTTATTATGGAGCTTCCAGATGGATATGATACGATGCTGGGAGAGAGAGGACTGGGGTTATCAGGCGGGCAAAAGCAGCGTATTGCGATTGCACGAGCGCTTATCTTAAATCCTAGTATTCTAGTATTAGATGATGCCACCAGTGCCGTTGATATGAAAACAGAAAGAGAAATTCAATTGGCTTTAAAAGAAGTGATGAAAAATCGTACGACGTTTATTATCGCGCACCGCCTTTCTTCTTTGCGACATGCCGATGAAATCTTGGTCTTACATGAAGGTCGTATAAAAGAGAGAGGAAGCCACGAAACGCTCATTCAAAAGCAAGGGATTTATAAAAACATTTACGACATTCAATATGAAAGCAGTACGTCGGTGATGAACGTATAA